The following proteins are encoded in a genomic region of uncultured Ilyobacter sp.:
- a CDS encoding GTPase: MLFATLDPFHRKIKLEDNLEFILIDTVGFVSKLPHDLVESFKSTLEEVEEASLLLYVVDISREDYKHQLKVTRNVVEELNVKDTPYLVVFNKIDKLSSEELEKTGDIFEKSVYISAIEGEGIGELLKEIEKEIFKTSKEVTLLIPFSRGDISSYILASTRVMQQEYTEEGLLETAFLKPEDLEKYRQFIREDEKKD, from the coding sequence ATGCTTTTTGCAACTCTAGACCCCTTCCACAGAAAGATAAAGCTTGAAGACAATCTAGAATTTATACTTATAGATACTGTAGGTTTTGTCAGCAAACTTCCCCATGACCTTGTAGAGTCTTTTAAATCAACTCTTGAAGAGGTGGAAGAGGCAAGCCTGCTTTTGTATGTAGTGGACATATCAAGGGAGGACTATAAACATCAGTTAAAGGTCACTAGAAATGTGGTAGAGGAACTCAATGTAAAAGACACTCCCTATCTTGTGGTTTTCAACAAGATAGATAAACTGAGTTCTGAGGAGCTAGAAAAAACAGGAGATATCTTTGAAAAGTCTGTATATATATCTGCCATAGAGGGAGAAGGTATAGGGGAACTTTTAAAAGAGATAGAAAAGGAAATTTTTAAAACGAGCAAGGAAGTGACTCTGCTGATTCCTTTTTCAAGGGGGGATATTTCATCTTATATTCTTGCTAGTACAAGGGTAATGCAGCAGGAGTACACAGAAGAGGGACTTCTTGAAACTGCATTTTTGAAGCCTGAGGATTTAGAGAAGTATAGGCAGTTTATTAGAGAGGATGAAAAAAAAGACTAG
- the hflX gene encoding GTPase HflX: MINISGEYTFDKNIRGKAILAGLDVYQKGERISLEDSLNELKELAGAASIEVVDIITQSREKMESSTYMGKGKIEEIRDQAIRKNADMVIFDDELSGIQIRNLERIIGVEIIDRTSLILDIFGHRAKSKEGKLQVELAMLKYQKPRLIGLGGDLSRTGAGIGTRGLGETKLELDRRVISKRISDIEKELEEVKKQREVQRKQRKRTSIPTVALVGYTNAGKSTIMNHLMQMKKRKIQGQSPL, translated from the coding sequence GTGATCAATATTAGCGGCGAATATACATTTGACAAAAATATAAGAGGAAAGGCTATTTTAGCAGGGCTAGATGTGTATCAGAAAGGTGAAAGAATAAGCCTCGAGGACTCACTAAATGAGCTAAAGGAGTTGGCAGGTGCAGCCAGTATAGAGGTGGTAGATATTATCACTCAAAGCAGGGAAAAAATGGAGTCATCAACATATATGGGAAAGGGAAAGATAGAAGAGATCAGAGACCAGGCCATAAGAAAAAATGCAGATATGGTCATCTTTGATGATGAACTTTCCGGTATACAGATTCGTAACTTAGAGAGAATAATAGGCGTTGAGATAATAGACAGAACCAGCTTGATTTTGGATATATTTGGGCACAGGGCTAAGTCTAAAGAGGGGAAACTTCAGGTGGAGCTTGCAATGCTAAAGTATCAGAAACCAAGACTCATAGGCCTAGGTGGAGATCTCTCTAGAACAGGAGCGGGAATAGGTACCAGGGGTCTCGGAGAAACAAAACTAGAGCTTGACAGAAGGGTAATATCAAAACGTATAAGTGACATTGAAAAAGAGTTGGAAGAGGTAAAAAAACAGAGAGAGGTTCAGAGAAAACAGCGTAAACGTACCTCTATACCAACAGTGGCTCTAGTGGGATATACCAATGCAGGGAAATCCACAATCATGAACCACCTTATGCAAATGAAGAAGAGGAAGATACAAGGACAAAGTCCTTTGTAA